The following is a genomic window from bacterium.
ATAAGCTCGGCCAGTTTCAGAGCTGTCCCTGATGGTGCGTCTTTTTTTAAATTATGATGTGCTTCAATTATTTCAATATCATAATCATCCCCCAGTATTTTTGCGAACTTCGGTACCAGGGAAAAAAGCGAATTAACTCCTATACTCATATTTGGCGACAAGACACATGGGATGTTCCTCGAAGCGTTATTTATAATCTTTAGTTCCGGCCCGATAAAACCGGTGGTCCCAATCACAATTGGTTTTTTAAATAAATGTGCTGTTTCCAGGTGTTCAATAGATGTTTTCGGATTAACAAATTCAATAATCACATCAGATTTGTCAATGACCTTTTTCAAAGACGGAGAAATATCTATGCCCAATTTTCCGGCACCAAGTATCTCCCCAATATCTTTTCCAATATTTAAATGCTTCGGATTCTCGACCGCGCCGGCTAATTTCATGTCAGACTGGCTTAATAAATGGCGAATGATCGCCGACCCCATCCGTCCGCAGGCACCTGTAACAACAACATTAATCATATCATCTCTTTTTATCACAACAATTTCTCCTTTAAATCAATCCGTTTGCCTTTAACATTGATTTGAGAGCATTGGAATTTTCTTCACTCATCTGGCAAAGAGGAAGCCTCAACTCAGGCAATATCATTCCCATCATTGATAAGGCGGTTTTTACAGGAATCGGATTAGTTTCCAAAAATAGTGCCTTTATAACAGGGAAAAGCTTATAATGCAATTCCTTCGCTTGAACAAGATTATTATTGAAAAATC
Proteins encoded in this region:
- the dapB gene encoding 4-hydroxy-tetrahydrodipicolinate reductase is translated as MINVVVTGACGRMGSAIIRHLLSQSDMKLAGAVENPKHLNIGKDIGEILGAGKLGIDISPSLKKVIDKSDVIIEFVNPKTSIEHLETAHLFKKPIVIGTTGFIGPELKIINNASRNIPCVLSPNMSIGVNSLFSLVPKFAKILGDDYDIEIIEAHHNLKKDAPSGTALKLAELIAGSLNRDMKECAVYGRSGITGERSKKEIGIHAVRGGDIVGDHTIVFAGPGERIEVTHRAHSREVFVFGAVKAARFAVNAKPGLYNMQDILGIREK